The stretch of DNA CTTATGTTAGGCTAACATTTCTAATCTGTTAACACTGAGTTGATAAAATCACAGTTAAATGTCAAGCCCTGTCTTAAGTTTGgtttagctttgttttgttttattctgaaaTAATAATTCCGAGAGGTCTGATTGGTAGGGTACAGCTTTAGGGAGCTTTGGTGTTTGGCCACTCTTCCTTTTATTGATTCTGGCAGCTATTGGCTAACAGCCCCTGAGCTCAGCCCTGTCAAGTTCATCTCAGCGCACTGCACacaagaaccaaaaaaaaaaaaaaaaaacctactcAACCCAACACTTGATCCAGGCTTTTCCTTTGGAGGAGGTGAGGGCTCCCTTTACACTGCTGTGCTTCAGTGAGGGtgatttttaaatgtgttacCTTGTTTGCCCTTCTCTGTGTTATGCCTTTGCAAAGAAAAACAACTGTGTCTTTATAAAACGGCCTGTCAAGTGATTTGGCAGGTTTTGTATGGTCCAGTGTGTTTGAATATAATATCTCTTGGATACAgacctgtgtttgtttcagaAGTGACGGGTCAATACCATTTCAATGGACTGATAAGGTCAGAATGTTTTGTCTTTTGGAAGCAGGTTAGGGTTTAACATGCTCCACTGTTTTCCAAACAGAAACGTCTTGCCCCGCAGAGGACAGGAATATGACTGCAGAGTCCCTTAACTTCGGTCCAGAATGGTAAGTTCTTCTGTCCATAACGACCGCCTACCCCATGAGTTACGGACTGCGCATCGTGCGTTTCATAtgaattttgtatttttttaaggcAAAACATTATTAGGTCTCAGCATTGAACTCCATACTGTACTCCACACCGTAACATGCTCATTAAAGACTACCAGCCACGCTATTCTTCAGATTTCCGATCACTGTCACCgagtaaaacaaacacaacaacactcaTGCTAGCGAAGCATTTAACAGCACGACTGCCCTTATTTACATACATCAAATTTCACTTTCCTGTCCACTGTAATATACAAATGCAACATTGGTAACGTTAGTTTGAGAGTGCTTATATATGCAGCGACGACACAGAAAAATtacagaaaagggaaaaagatGGTCATCCCAAAGTTTTAATAAAGTCAGGGTATCTTATTGATTGTAGAGGGAAAGTTCACACTGTAATAAAAAACATCTTTGTTGTAGCATATTATAGTTGCAGAAATTGCAGAGCACAGGATGCTGTCAgtgacattttttgttttgggCAAGCATCTATTTTAGTGACTTCTGAAGTTTCATTCAGTGTCCTGCGGcagtgccattttttttttatgctccTAATTCAATTCTGCATCACAACTTCTGCACCTCCCCCCTCTATCCCAAATATTAAAACCATGTCTATTTAAAACGTGTACACACCCTCCACTTTGTTCTTAGAGACAGCCAGTTAAAACACAGGCTGAATCACCACTGAATTGTGACAGTGAAAATGTCCCAAAACAAGCTACAAAGCAAAATCACACACCTCCGTTTCCTCAGTCAGACTTGTTGCCCCATCCCTTGTCTTGAAAATTATAATCCTGGGCATAGTATAGTTTTCTGTTTTCAAAAGCTAGTTTTGGCATCCCTGACATGGCTGTTCAATTCTACCTTGCTGCCCACGTCAGACAAATTACCTataaagcacaaacaaacatgtagcCTGTCTTGTGATTTTAACACATTCGGTAAAGAACATGTCATTCTTGTTATCTACCTACTCGTAGTTCCTACCTATTTATTTGCTATAGAGCAAAGTGGAAACAAGCTTTTCATATTTTGATGAATGCAACGATCTTAACTGTCATGTTGCTCCCCATGATGTAAACAGTGGAAACTTGAGTTTTCCATGATTTTGAAGTTCAAATCATTGAAGTCACCCTCACACCACCTTTACTTCTACATTTGGTGTTAAACTTAAGGCCGATCaaacaagtgttttttttttttttataaggaATTGCTGAGATTAGATGTTTATATGAAATGGAAATTGTGACTACCACAGGGGGGTGCACTTACCCAAGACATTCCCAGTTTTACCATTACCTGCAGTCACTTACCATATTTGACAAAAATGCTATTTTTGATTTAATAGTCTGCGTATTACTGGATCGTGAGATTGGAAGGGTGCATTGAATttaatgtttttctgtgtgcatATTAAGTATTTTGAGGATATGTTCTAAGTTCATGATCAGACATTCATATTGTTAAATTGGTTTTTGACCATCTGTGCACCCCTGCACATTGCGTTTGCAAACAGTCAATGGTATTGCCCGATTTTAATGCACAGTGTtgcttctccatctctgcttaGGCTCCGTGCACTATCTCGAGGGGGGAGTGTGACCTCTCCTCCTCAATCCCCCGCCATGCCAAAGTCCAAGCTGGCCGACTATCGCTACGGCCGCGAGGAGATGCTAGCACTTTATATCAAAGATAATAAGGTGAGCTGACACTGAGCAGTCTTGTTAAATATGATTTACCGTGCAATAGAGCACTGCCCCCATACAGTTCTGAGCAGAAGCATCTTCATGCCAGCAGAGGGAAGTTTTATGTAATGGAATGCCCTTtaaatacatctctctctctcgccgtctgtctgtctgtggacagGTTCCAGATCAGCTGCAGGATAAGGAGTTTGGCCCGGTCCTGCAGGACCAACCTCTGCAGCCTCTAGCTCTGGAGCCTCtgactgaggaggagcaggTAGAAGATTGGCTATCGTTGGTGTGCACCTAAAATGCTGTTACATTAGTTCTGGCTAATTGTTTTGACTATAAACTGACGTGGAGAAATTATATTAATTCCCTGTTGTTGGCTAACCCAACggttttgatgttgttgttgatgatgccAGTGAAGGTTGAAGCACTTAAGTCTGAACtactcttttgctctctctccctctccactccactggtTCCCTACCCCAATCTTTACCAACCACCAACCCCTTTGTGTCATTCCCCTGTCTGCCTTTCCTTCTCTATTCCCTCGGCTGCTTCCTGCAGAGGAACTTTTCCATGTCTGTGAACAGCTCTGCTGTGCTGAGGCTCATGGGGAAAGGGGGCGGGGCCCCTCCGATGGGTGTGGCCCGTGGCAGAGGGACTgttcgaggaggaggaggaagaggtaaGTGTGAACATTGGGGCGTAGTTAATGATAATGGATGATATTAACCCTTTTATGATCATAATAGACACCGAAGTGCCCCTCAATGTACTGACCTAACCTGTTTCAAATATCATACAATGAGTACATTATTAGTAGGTTTCTACCTAGTTCTGTACACAGATTACTAAATGTGTTTGTtcccacatttgtgtgtgtgtgtgtgtgtgtgtgtgtgtgtgtgtgtgtccgtgtccacaggaaggggaagaggagagggcggATTCTACCAAAGAGGTCCAGAGGAGGGCGAGGTGGGCTTTGGCCGCAGCAGAGAGATCAATCGCAGCCAGAGCTGGGATGACCGGTACGTCCAGAtgaccacacgcacacacacacagcactgtcacacacacagcactgtcacacacacacacacacacacacacacatacaccactgtCACGGATGGGTTCACTGACCAGCCTGCTGGGTATTAACCTATTTACTTACCATTGACATTGCAATGTAATATTGATTTAAAATGGCTGAGTAGTGATTATCCCAGAAAAGAATGATGGATCTCCAATCGGTGGGATGGGCACTGCTACCCCTTATCTTGACATCAAAACATGTAGCTGTGATTTAATGAATACTATCAGTGTGATAAACTGTCAGCTACTTTGGGCTCGAGTAAAATGAAAGGAGTCAGGTCTCTAAAATGACTCTTTAAACTATAATTGATTTCTGCCCCAATTTATTGAACTGGCCCGTTCGTGTTgtcattttgtcatgttttcCTGACGCCTGGCTCATGGCAGAGGAGAGCGGCGATTTGAGAAGCCCCTGCGGAGAGAAGGGGTGCGGGTGGGCTTCGAGGAAGGGGCGGCCGTAGTGCCACGGAAAGACTACTCGCGCTCTGACAGCGACAACTGGCGCACGCTGagggaggagcagcaggaggaggaggaagcggcagcagcagcggcggcggcggcagcagcagcaggaggagtagctgcagcagcaccagcagcagcagcatcagctgGAACAACTGAGCCAGGTTCAAGCTGGAGGACCATGGGAGGGAGACATGatggtacatacacacacagttttacatTTCTCATGTATgcttcaggcacacacatatacattcgcGTATGAAAAGCGTGTGTATTGCGCTTACTGAAGCAACTTCCACTgcactttaaagtaacactatgcaacaatttgacactttttgaggtatgtttttataggcaactagttttagtACCATTctttttgatagcatatggtcatgtgaaggacagataaacacctgcgtctttcccactagccatccaggatgtgccctatgtagttctgtgtaccgggctggaataccctgcaaaaatggaagaaaagctttcatagCATGTCATtggcagctatactgccaaaatacacgctagtggtgtttgcaaggtttttgcatgccttttagatagttagcttgctagttttggaacagaactccttattgctgcttttaaGTCTAACCAAACTTGCCGAAAAATATCTCACAAGGCTGCAACATGCCCTATAAAGctgcttcccttttttttcacactacctctttctttcccctcgtTTGCTCACCCCTCACACCACACGCTCGCTCACAGACGGGGGCCCTCGCTCGGCCGGATGGCGCGATCACACTGGGGAGGGCCGGCGTAAGAAGTTTGACTTTGACTTCGACTTCGGGGAGGGGGGCCGGCGGCGCAACATGGACAACGACGGGCTCCCTGAGTGGTGCACTGACGAGGAGGACGGCGAGATGGGTACCTTCGACTCGTCCGGAGCCTTCATGTgcatcaaggtgtgtgtgtgtgtgtgtgtgtgtgtgtgtgtgtgtgtgtgtgtgtgtgtgtgtgtgtgtgtttgtttgtgagagagaagatTAGGCTAAGTTTATTGGAATACTGTCAACACTTTAAAATAGTTATTGATTTGATGATTTCAgttgactcccccccccccccccccaagcatcAATTGTTAAATGAGAATTGAATGTATGTAATTATTTCATCCAGCGTcggaaatacacgagggcaaagggcaaaactgcccctaagaaatataattttgcccctgatatgactaggagaggggcaaaaaatgcccccataattttctgtaataataatttaatgaacttgtcaaaaacatTGTAGCCTATGACCCGTCCTGTTGCTAAATGTTTTGACAATTCACACACCCAGCGACTGTCGAAAACTGGAAGCTAGATTGgcttggggtggaggatgacgacgacgaAAAAAAGACCCACATTTTTTTGAAGGCATGTCGGACTTGTGGACAGCGAGTTGCCAAAGTCGTTGTCAATCCAGCACAGGCGAAATCTTTTGCTGACTTCATCAAGGGGAGCgaaaacatacagaaatacatggcCTTTCGTCACCAGACGCCAAGCGGCACACCATCGCCtacggtgaatgataactagtaataataattttataaatgatttagttcggtttagctagtttaatgatagttagctaacgttagctagctctgaTAGTGCGTTAGCTACATAGgcttgcttgcaagctagctaaccatGGTAGGTACAACATGATTAAAGGTAACACAAAAATCCATAAATATAATAAGttattattagtgctgtcagtttaacgcgttattaacggcgttaacgcaaacccattttaacgccgtacatttttttatcgcgagattaacgcgatttttttttatttttttttatttaaatttttttttttttttttaatattaacattctttttggcctcgcaaactgtgtagtaggctaacgttacggtttgagtgaatggtgagcgcgatacggcaaaatggatgataaaaaagcTTCtcaatggaaagtttacttttaaaagttgtgttgtgcaaaagaagcgagcttcactgttgtctgaaactgTCAAcgggcagctggctgaaagcaaagaagtaatAGGCTTATCGTAAAGATACCTATtaccgccccagctattaaaaaagtgacaaacagttaaaaacatttatagatcgaaaaatatttaatcaatcaatcttacatatttcagtagcggtgggtgtctagattaggactggtaacttgtttggatttcaactgaaacatgttttcagtttttttccgttgtgtagaccgacacgcaaatttagctgatacaggaggtggaacccataaacaccctttctgtatatatgtctatggaaagctctatgaccctcacaaattctcgtcgcgaaatcgaattcgttcagttggttccatgagggtttgtacacacagaaatgaatctctgtctagtacactaaataacgctgtacaactgcaattttttgcacacatacaagttaaataccccttttgggtaggagcgtatggtgtccgttatcctggttgatacagaaatcaatattaagtaacgttTACCCGCGTGAGGGCGATTATAGGTCTCGGGCGGTAATACGGGTCGTTGCgataccttttattggtaacctaactgttacggttcaatgtttctgaaataagaggcctgactgctatgttcccagcaaacttgaaaaaaaaaaatattaagccatggtttaactgcactataggctgagtccttgtttacctaaaatgtgcactttataattttattttgtaccgccctgtttggcaatattggttttcaataaaataaaacatttgcataaagcaagccaatcaactttttcatgttgataagggcattaaaatagataaaaaattgcgattaatcgcgattcattttgagttaactatgacataaatgcgattaatcgcgattaaatattttaatcgtttgacagcactagttattattataaaaaagaaagaaaaaacgatTGTTAATAGCTGTTTAAAAAAtgcaataataacaataaataaccacacagaaataagaataaaattgaatatgattgtctggtttatgttttctgtttggtttttgttcaaaaaaatctaagaaaacactttgaatttgtagACTACTGCCTAATAGTCTTATTATTGCCATTTGATGACAATTGCTTATATACTGTAAGCCTAAataagtgtgtttattattttgaacaaaggttaaatgttatttcacaagtttctaaaagtgcccccaattttttgttaaatgcccctggatttcagtaagtgggggcaaaaattgcccccccaaaaatatgtaaatttcctaccctgatttcattacatttttgaaGATCCATGACTGACTGATGTGCACTGTGCTGGCCCCTTAGCACTGCTTTTACCCTCTTATAATACTTAACTccataaacaaacattttgcCAGGAATTTTCTGGGTCCTAGTTTCCTCTGCTGTCTGAGTATCTTGCTCATTATCTTAATCTATGCACATagccagcattttttttttttacttccacaAAAGGTGTAACCAATTTCTGTGACCAGTGAATATTATTGCCTCCGAGTTATTACATTCGATCAGGTTGATTTGAAATGGATCTCTACCGGTGGAtcacctttttattttttaattagttgtgtgcttttgtgtttccGTGCCGAGGATTACGTGTGAATCAATTCCCATGGCCTGTGCTAAGTTGTTTATcctgtgatgtttgtttgttccacAGAAGAACTTGCGGGACCCCATCCCTGAGGACCAGGAGTTTGAGTTTGAggctctggaggaggagaacggTCTGGAGAgtgctggagagggaggtgagatgAGATGGCCGTGTCTGTAGATCGCTCTCCATTAATTTCCATTCTGGTGCTCAGTTTGAATAGATTTACATCTGAGACATTAAGTCACCAGGTTCCTTTCTTCTCACTGTTGttagattttctttttgttctcgTCCACTATATGCTCTTCGTTTCttttttgtatctgtttatGTCCGCTGAAACAGAGGCTTCACAAAATACTTTTTACTAATGCCCTTGGGTTTGATTTGTGTGCAGTGTTCATGTTTgtcatttgtctctctctctctctagaagaTGGTGGGCTGGTGATGCTGACTGTAAGTGAGGTGGAGATGATGTCTATGACTGGACCTTCGTTTTCCTCGCcccctgccctctctgcccctccaccACCTCAGTCTCAGCCCCCCTCCACCAATACAGAGCCTGCATCCTCTGCTGCAGCACCGCCCACAAACACCACTCGAGAGCctgctgaaggtgtgtgttaaAGTGCATATGCAGGTGGTTTTGTGACAGTCTGTTAAGCCTTGTGAATCATGCTTACAAACTCATTGATCTTTCAGTTACCATAGTGCTTACTTATCCTGTAGCCTTGGAATCTGGTCTCCACTCTAGTGCACAAAAACTTGATTTACCAGACATTTTGGAATGACCTTTTTCTAGCCTGCCAGTGCCAGATCTGGGTCAACTTGAGAAAATATTTTGTTAAAGATtattatatctatctatctatctatctatctatctatctatctatctatctatctatctatctatctatctatttatttatttatttatttataagtaGGAGTCTCCTCTAAATTAACTCAACGTTAACAGGCAACTACTGCAGTAGTCTGTAGTAGTAGGAGGACACTAATGCACGGAGGAGAGATTAGTGTATGCTGCCTGTATGTAATGGCCCACTGTGTCATTACAGATAAGGCACCACCAGGGGGCATCGCTCGGCTGAGCACCAACTCCTCCCAGAgtgtctcctctcccccttcatcTGCCGCTGCAAGAGCAGACCTCCCACCAGCAGGTGGAgacaatgaggaggaggagcgcatGAAGCACTTGCAGCAGGTAAGCATCCCATATGCACCAGTGAACTCTCAGTGCATTGTCTGACTACTTGTGTTCAGTGGTGCATCTTCATCACTGAGCAGGCCTCTTgaattttgggggggggggggggctggctggCTAAGATGCTGCTGGTTTGTAGATATTACATTATAAGCTGTAATGACATTTACTGGATTTCTTCAGTAGTTGTATATTTATGCAATGCTGTTTTATTTCCATAGCACATGGTGATAACAGGGACAAGTTTTTGGAATAGATAACTGAGCAAGAATAAGTGGCTGATATTTTGTGCTAAAAGGATTGGAGGAGTAGATGGAACCACCAGAGCCCTTTGCTGAAAAGAGTAGACACTCTGCCGCAGACTAGTTTTATTTGAAGGCTTTGCGTGTATATAAACTCCCATACTCAGTGTGGTTTAttgcactctctgtgtgtgtatctcgcAGGAGGCAGAGAAGATGGTGGCGTCCCTTCAGGACACGTCCTTGGAGGAGGAGCGTTTCACACAGGCCCTGCAGGAGAGCCACGGTGTGGGCATGGGTGTGGCCGTGGGTGCTGGGGCGGGAGCTAGCgcctccacgcacacacacccccacacgcaCCAGACGGGGGCCTCGGCGCATTCCcattcccacccccacccggCCACATCGCACTCCCTGTCGTACCCGGCCAGCGCACTCCCGCTCTCTCACGAGGCAGCCATGAAGTGGTTCTACAAAGACCCCCAAGCAGAGATCCAAGGTAGAGCACTCTTGAGCTGGAGTTGAGCAagtgtctcgctctctctctgacactctctgtctctgtctctgtctctctctctctctctctctctctctctctctctctctctgacacactctctctctctctgtcactctctctctctctctctctctctctgacactctctctctgacactctctctgactcactcactcatgtgtCTCTTTCCATCAGGCCCATTCTCCACAGTGGAGATGTGTGAGTGGTTCCAGGCGGGCTACTTCACCATGACCCTGCTGGTCAAGCGGGGCTGTGACGAGGGCTTCCAGCCCCTGGGCGACGTCATCAAGATGTGGGGGCGCGTGCCTTTCTCCCCCGGgccctccccaccacccctgCTGGTACGCCCCACCTGTCCACATCTTCCTTAGGCCTCCAGCCTGGTCACAGCTCTCTGACTTTTATCATAGTCATTCAGTAATTTCATCAGACACATCCTGCACCTAGTTATTTTATAGCATGTAGCGTATAGCCCATTTCTGCTGTGTTACAATGCATTGTGATTATTCAGAACACTTATGTATGCCTCCCTACAGAGCAACATGGACCAGGAAGTATTTAAGAAGCAGCTTGAGCAGGTGGCCTCTGCAGCCTTGTACCAGCAGCAACTCCAGAGGAGATACCAGCATATGAACAGGTAACCAGTGATCCAAAAGCAAattcaagctcacacacacactcacaactccaGAGGAGATACCAACATTTGAACAAGTAACCAGTGATACAAGAAcatatacaaatgcacacagagaagcacCCATTACACAATGGTTCAGGaactcactgtgtgtctgtgtggctttAATGTGTGCTTAGCAGCAGTGGCGGaagcggcagcagcagtggcagcagcagcaggtgtggGGAGTCCGGCATGATGCCAGCTATGAACAGGTCCATGTCTGTGCCGGACACCGGACCTATGTGGGATATGCATACCTCAGCTTCACAGCAGTCAGGTAACACACTCCTACTcgttctctcccactctctgtctctctctctctcatacacactcatacctgtGCACATAGACTTAtgagcacacccacacacaacctggGAGACTGAGTAACATTATGGATTTCTTCAGTGGCTTCTTTATTctgaagaaagtgtgtgtgtgtgtgtgtgtgtgtgtgaaacaggcgGTGAAGCCAGTCTGTGGGACTTAACCATAGGCAACTTACCTCAGGGGCTAAGTCtggagcagctgcagcagaaggTAAGGACTCGCTTCTTCTCCTGTAGTCAACTCCTACAGCCATGTCTTCATTcttcactcgtgtgtgtgtgtgtgtgtgtgtgtgtgtgtgtgtgtgtgtgtgtgtgtgtgtgtgtgtgtgtgtgtgtgtgtgtgtgtgtgtgtgtgtgtgtgtgtgtgtgtgtgtgtgtggttttttttagcTTCAGCAGGAGCGTCGTGAAGCTGAACTCAGGGctaagagggaggaggaggacaggaaacggagggaggagaagagaaggcagcagcaggaggagcagaagaggagagaggaggaggaggaaatttTCCACCGCAAACAGGttaggcatgcacacacacacacacactaacactgatcaggcacacacacatcatagagaagaaaataaagagaggAAGGCCTGTACCACTGCGGAGAAaatattgcacacacacgctcagataaactgtgaaacacacacacacacacacacacacacattctgtgatCTTACTCCTACTTATGATATGCATTCAAATTTCTGTTATATTCACAGGCTTGCTTTGAAGGCCTCAGGTTCTTTCTTCCAAGCGCCTTGAGACTATTCCCACTCAAAGAATGAACCACTCATTCTTAGTGTGATCATAAGACtttcaatttgtgtgtgtgtgtgtgtagcagtgtcGTCAGCAGCAGGAGCTGCTCATGAAGCTGCTCCAGCagagccagcagcagcagcagccggtgGGGAGCGTGGGGGCCCAGTCACAGGGTCCCTGCTGGAACTCAGCCCAGCCCAAGCCCCCTAAGACCTCCCTCAACCTGCTGGAGATGGAGACCGAGAGGCtgctgaagcagcagcagagggcccagcaacagcagcagcagcagcagagagagcgggtgagacacacacacacacacacacacacgttatactGTAATGCCACACAATGATGAGCTCTTTGTGGACTAGTTGAATGGTTAATTGCACTTTTAGCTGTATTTTGCCCTCCCAGTGTTGTGTATTGAAGAGCCCTTCCCTCTTTAAGGGGAATTGAGCCCATGGGGTGTTGGCACCTTTACCAGTGGCTTTACCTGTGACTATGAGCTACAGGATACATTTAGGATTTAGGAGCGGGAGATTTATTATAtaccatctgtctctctctctccctcagcagcagcagcagcagcagcatgctgGGCTGACGATGGGCCAGTGGAGTGATGGTGGCGTGGGGGGGATGTGGGGCGCTGGGGGTCTGGAGGGGAAGGTGACAGCCagcggaggtggtggtggtggtggtggtgggggcggcAGCTCTGGAGGGATGGGCCTGTGGGACGAGGCCGTGAAGAACCAGAGCAGCCACCGTAGCATGGGCCTCAAGAACAGCCGCAGCAGCCCCTCACttaggtacgtgtgtgtgtgtcctgtatggTTTAGTGAGTTTGTAATTTATTGTGtgtaaatttgtgtgtgtgtgaatgcgtgcatGTTCGCCTGTATATGTGCACATGTTTTATTgttaatgtgtttctgtgtgcgcgCGCAGCGAGCAGTACATGATGCGGCGGAAGCAAacggaggatgaggagaagcTGCTGCGTCTGCTGCAGGGCATCAAGCCGCAGCCTCAGGACGGCTTCACCACCTGGAGCGAGCAGATGCTGCACGCGCTCAACACCAACGCCaacaactcctcctcctctcaggaAGGTaagtaatctctctctctctctctccccctccctccccttttctGGCAAGTAATCCTGCCATCACTCATCATTTAATCAATGTATCTAAGATCCCCAGGCCCTACTCTGTATATCTATAGCCTGGTGTATCTACTGCACCTCTCATTTGTCTAAGGCCAAAGTGTAATACACATTTTTCAGCTTTTTAGTGTCATCTTGTGTAGTTTTTCATGGCCTCCCCATATATCCTATATCCCTTTTTAATATTGTCATTAAAAGCATAGAAACATATTATGCAGGTTTGtactgggtgttttttttttcttttcgttaTTAAGGTTTGTTGTAGATAGCTAGTTTTTGTCATCTGCCAATCCTTCTGCAGTTTTGTGCTCCTGAAGGAAATGTAGAGTAACATTTGTCAGTGACTTGAATATTAGGTTGCTCAGCCTGCAGTCATATATTTAATCATTTTATCTAGACCAGCTCCCCAGTCCCCTAGTCTTGGGTTACCCAGAGGTTGCGTTAGACTTTCTTGTTGTCCGTCATTATGACGGACCAGCTTAATCGGGTCATAATTACCATCACCGTCATTTAAATGTTGAGACATATTTAATAGCATTCaattttcatttgtttaatttaaCTCTTAAAAACGAATACACGGAACAAGCTTCTAGAtgatgcatatatatatatatatatgaaggcATGAAGAGAGCAGATGAACAGACACCGACCGTGTGCCCATGTCATCACCACATGAGGCATATGACCGCAGAGGCTACTAAAGCACTGGCCATTGTGCCTGAACAGGAAAATTTGAACAATGCCAATTTATAAAATGAGACAATTACATTTGCCCCGTGGCATTAGCTGCTGCTGGCTGATTTACGTTATCAGTATTACTGTCCCTTGTCCTCCAGCgcatcattccctctctctttttttttttcacctcgtTTATCATAATTATTGGGCTTTTTAAAGAAACTCTGGACACTCAGTTGCCATGACGGCTGGCAACGTAGTGATATAGTCTACCAATACGATTGCTAAACCCAGCGAGACAATGGGGTTATGCACGTGACAagactagacacacacaaaaaagactaGACAGTAGCTAATTAATATGCACACTCACCACCAATTGGACAAGGGTGTAAATTACTTCAAGTTAC from Clupea harengus chromosome 8, Ch_v2.0.2, whole genome shotgun sequence encodes:
- the gigyf1b gene encoding GRB10-interacting GYF protein 1 isoform X1 — its product is MTAESLNFGPEWLRALSRGGSVTSPPQSPAMPKSKLADYRYGREEMLALYIKDNKVPDQLQDKEFGPVLQDQPLQPLALEPLTEEEQVEDWLSLRNFSMSVNSSAVLRLMGKGGGAPPMGVARGRGTVRGGGGRGRGRGEGGFYQRGPEEGEVGFGRSREINRSQSWDDRGERRFEKPLRREGVRVGFEEGAAVVPRKDYSRSDSDNWRTLREEQQEEEEAAAAAAAAAAAAGGVAAAAPAAAASAGTTEPGSSWRTMGGRHDDGGPRSAGWRDHTGEGRRKKFDFDFDFGEGGRRRNMDNDGLPEWCTDEEDGEMGTFDSSGAFMCIKKNLRDPIPEDQEFEFEALEEENGLESAGEGEDGGLVMLTVSEVEMMSMTGPSFSSPPALSAPPPPQSQPPSTNTEPASSAAAPPTNTTREPAEDKAPPGGIARLSTNSSQSVSSPPSSAAARADLPPAGGDNEEEERMKHLQQEAEKMVASLQDTSLEEERFTQALQESHGVGMGVAVGAGAGASASTHTHPHTHQTGASAHSHSHPHPATSHSLSYPASALPLSHEAAMKWFYKDPQAEIQGPFSTVEMCEWFQAGYFTMTLLVKRGCDEGFQPLGDVIKMWGRVPFSPGPSPPPLLSNMDQEVFKKQLEQVASAALYQQQLQRRYQHMNSSSGGSGSSSGSSSRCGESGMMPAMNRSMSVPDTGPMWDMHTSASQQSGGEASLWDLTIGNLPQGLSLEQLQQKLQQERREAELRAKREEEDRKRREEKRRQQQEEQKRREEEEEIFHRKQQCRQQQELLMKLLQQSQQQQQPVGSVGAQSQGPCWNSAQPKPPKTSLNLLEMETERLLKQQQRAQQQQQQQQRERQQQQQQHAGLTMGQWSDGGVGGMWGAGGLEGKVTASGGGGGGGGGGGSSGGMGLWDEAVKNQSSHRSMGLKNSRSSPSLSEQYMMRRKQTEDEEKLLRLLQGIKPQPQDGFTTWSEQMLHALNTNANNSSSSQEVATIVAYLKEVESPYEVHDFIRAYLGDTAEAKEFAKQFLERRAKQKANQQRQQQQQQQQLSKELSGLNMNFPLQSMFQASHSGKSSVYDTQGSKMKKKPNMMLHSDPSILGYSFLGAGERMILGEMETVEDY